One stretch of Nitratiruptor tergarcus DSM 16512 DNA includes these proteins:
- a CDS encoding S41 family peptidase, whose translation MKKSQPFIIGAAAALMISSSLIFARSDYDANITAKLQAIAKFTKVVNTVEKYYVDPLTIEKIIEKSIAGLLSNLDAHSAYLDKKHFKELQIQTSGEFGGLGITVGMRDGALTVIAPLEGTPADKAGLKAGDIILKINDKSTLDMTLDEAVNLMRGKPGTKIKLTIFRKGEAKPFVVEITRDIIKVKSVYAKRILKPEYLYIRITNFDKKVVKDVQKILKQNKNSKGIVIDLRNNPGGLLDQAVGLCDLFIDKGIIVSQKGRVKSENRVYTAHSTGTIKNIPLVILVNGGSASASEIVSGALQDHHRAVIVGEKTFGKGSVQVILPIDKDEAIKLTIARYYLPSGRTIQAKGITPDIIAYPGKVQKKEDEFAIKEAELKAHLKSELEKIEGKKPESKKENKKDKNIIDEEKLYNDAQLKEAFDILKALIIAKESK comes from the coding sequence ATGAAAAAATCCCAACCCTTCATTATAGGTGCAGCCGCTGCGCTTATGATATCGAGTTCTCTTATCTTTGCTCGCAGCGACTACGATGCAAATATAACAGCAAAACTTCAAGCAATTGCAAAATTTACTAAAGTAGTCAATACTGTTGAAAAGTATTATGTAGATCCTCTTACAATTGAAAAGATTATTGAAAAATCGATTGCTGGCCTTTTAAGTAATCTTGATGCACATTCAGCTTATCTTGATAAAAAACATTTTAAAGAGTTGCAAATCCAGACATCTGGAGAGTTTGGTGGACTTGGTATAACAGTCGGAATGCGTGATGGTGCTCTAACAGTTATAGCTCCATTAGAAGGAACACCTGCAGATAAAGCAGGACTCAAAGCAGGTGATATAATTCTCAAGATAAATGATAAGTCAACTCTTGATATGACTCTTGATGAAGCAGTCAACCTCATGCGAGGAAAGCCTGGTACTAAAATCAAACTCACTATTTTTCGTAAAGGTGAAGCAAAGCCTTTTGTTGTTGAAATCACCCGTGACATCATCAAAGTTAAGTCTGTCTATGCAAAACGTATCCTCAAACCTGAATATCTCTACATCCGTATAACTAACTTTGATAAAAAGGTTGTAAAAGATGTACAAAAGATACTCAAGCAAAACAAAAATAGTAAAGGTATTGTTATAGATTTGCGCAATAATCCAGGAGGGCTTCTCGATCAGGCTGTAGGATTATGCGATCTTTTTATCGATAAGGGAATAATCGTCTCCCAAAAAGGAAGAGTAAAAAGTGAAAACAGAGTTTACACTGCTCATAGCACAGGTACTATCAAAAACATACCTTTAGTAATTCTTGTCAATGGGGGAAGTGCAAGTGCAAGTGAGATTGTAAGTGGTGCATTACAAGATCATCACAGAGCCGTAATAGTTGGTGAGAAAACATTTGGGAAAGGGAGTGTACAAGTCATTTTACCAATAGATAAAGATGAAGCTATTAAACTTACAATTGCTCGTTACTACTTGCCAAGTGGACGCACTATCCAGGCAAAGGGCATTACGCCTGACATTATTGCTTATCCAGGAAAAGTACAAAAGAAAGAGGATGAGTTTGCTATCAAAGAGGCTGAACTCAAAGCACATCTCAAAAGTGAACTTGAAAAAATTGAAGGGAAAAAGCCTGAGAGTAAAAAAGAGAATAAAAAAGATAAAAATATCATAGATGAAGAAAAACTCTATAATGACGCACAGCTCAAAGAGGCTTTCGATATTCTCAAAGCATTAATAATTGCAAAGGAGTCTAAGTGA
- the purS gene encoding phosphoribosylformylglycinamidine synthase subunit PurS: protein MKAIVNIHLKEGVLDPQGKAVKHALGSLGFQNVEDVRVGKQIILTLKDDLSADEAKKEVEEMCEKLLANTVIEDYTIEIVQ, encoded by the coding sequence ATGAAGGCTATAGTCAATATTCATCTCAAAGAGGGTGTTCTCGATCCTCAGGGAAAAGCGGTCAAACATGCATTGGGATCTCTAGGATTTCAAAATGTAGAAGATGTAAGAGTTGGTAAGCAGATAATTCTTACTCTCAAAGATGATCTTTCTGCAGACGAGGCAAAAAAAGAGGTAGAAGAGATGTGTGAAAAACTTCTTGCCAATACTGTTATAGAAGATTATACGATAGAGATAGTACAATGA
- the purC gene encoding phosphoribosylaminoimidazolesuccinocarboxamide synthase has product MKKRELLYEGKAKKIYKTDDENIFIAEFKDDLTAFDAQKRSQAQGKGALNCQISAHLFKLLENHGIKTHFVECISDHEMVIKKADMIMIEIVVRNIATGSLTKRLGIPDGTVLPFALVEFYYKNDELHDPLINDEHALILELVDHESELEELKRLGREINVVLKSFFDKANLNLVDFKVEFGKDSEGNIILADEISPDSCRFWDKTSGEKLDKDLFRHDLGDVKVAYEEVLNRIQKVMS; this is encoded by the coding sequence GTGAAAAAACGTGAACTACTTTATGAAGGTAAAGCCAAAAAAATTTATAAAACCGATGATGAAAACATCTTCATTGCAGAGTTCAAAGACGATCTTACTGCCTTTGATGCCCAAAAAAGAAGCCAAGCGCAAGGAAAAGGTGCACTTAACTGTCAAATAAGCGCACATCTTTTTAAGCTCCTGGAAAATCATGGTATTAAAACGCATTTTGTTGAATGTATCAGCGATCATGAAATGGTTATTAAAAAAGCAGATATGATTATGATTGAAATTGTTGTAAGAAACATTGCAACTGGCTCTTTGACAAAACGGTTAGGCATACCTGACGGTACAGTGCTGCCTTTTGCACTGGTAGAATTTTATTATAAAAATGATGAACTCCACGATCCTTTAATTAACGATGAACACGCTTTGATTTTGGAGCTCGTAGATCATGAAAGCGAACTTGAAGAGCTCAAGCGTCTTGGACGAGAAATCAATGTAGTACTCAAAAGCTTTTTTGACAAAGCCAACCTCAATTTAGTAGACTTCAAAGTAGAATTTGGCAAAGATAGTGAAGGCAATATTATTCTCGCAGACGAAATTAGCCCTGATAGCTGTAGATTTTGGGATAAAACAAGTGGAGAAAAACTTGATAAAGATCTTTTCCGCCACGATTTAGGTGATGTAAAAGTAGCATACGAAGAAGTACTCAACAGAATTCAAAAGGTAATGTCATGA